Below is a window of Flavobacterium cyclinae DNA.
CTGTTTATTAATTGCTTTGTGTGTTATTATTTGATCCTAACACGATTGTTACGTGGTTAGAACGCTTTCTAATTCTGTGTGCACGACCTTGTGGAGCTGGACGAAGTCTTTTTAACATCATACCACCATCTACAGTAATCGTTTTTACAAATAAGCCAGCTTCTTCTAAATTAGCATCAGCATTTTTTTGCTGATAGTTATTAATTGCTGATAACAACAATTTCTCTAATTTTCTTGAAGCTTCTTTTTGACTAAATCTTAATATATTAAGAGCCATTTCTACTTTCTGACCTCTAACTAAATCTGCAACTAATCGCATTTTTCTAGGTGAAGTAGGGCAGTTATTTAATTTAGCGAAAGCCACTTGTGCTTTAGCCTCTTTAGTCTGCTCTGCTCTTTCTCTTTTACGAACTCCCATAGCTTCCTATTATTTTTTACCTTTATTTTTAGCCCCAGCATGACCTCTAAAAGATCTTGTTGGTGAAAACTCTCCTAATTTGTGTCCTACCATGTTCTCAGTTACATAAACTGGAACAAATTGACGACCATTGTGAACTGCGATAGTTTGCCCAACAAAATCTGGAGTAATCATAGATGCTCTAGACCAAGTCTTTACAACACCTTTGTTACCACCTGCAATATTTTCTTGAACTTTCTTCTCTAATTTATAGTGAACGAATGGTCCTTTTTTTAATGAACGTGCCATGTCTATCTAATTATTTCTTTCTACGTTCTACAATATACTTATTACTCGGGTTAACTTTAGAACGAGTTCTATAACCTTTAGCAGGTAAACCTTTTCTTGAACGTGGGTGACCTCCTGAAGAACGTCCTTCACCACCTCCCATTGGGTGATCAACTGGGTTCATTGCTACTGGTCTTGTTCTTGGTCTTCTACCTAACCATCTTGATCTACCAGCTTTACCTGATACGATTAATTGGTGGTCTGAGTTAGAAACTGCTCCGATTGTTGCCATACAAGTTAACAAGATTAATCTTGTTTCTCCAGAAGGCATTTTAATTGTAGCATATTTTCCATCTCTTGCCATTAACTGAGCGAAAGTTCCTGCTGAACGAGCAATAACAGCTCCTTGACCTGGTCTTAATTCGATACACGAAATAACAGTTCCTAGAGGAATTTTACTTAAAGGCATAGCATTTCCAATTTCTGGAGATGCATCAACACCTGAAACTACAGTTTGCCCAACTTGCATTCCATTTTGAGCAATAACATAAGTTTTAGCTCCATCAGCATACACTAATAATGAAATAAAAGCTGAACGATTTGGATCATACTCGATAGTTTTTACTGTAGCTGGAATTCCAGCTTTAGTTCTTTTAAAATCGATAATACGATACTTTTGTTTGTGACCACCGCCCATGTAACGCATGGTCATCTTTCCTTGACTATTTCTACCTCCTGAGTTTTTTTTCGGTGCGATTAATGAACGCTCCGGCTTATCAGTTGTAATAGTGTCAAAG
It encodes the following:
- the rplB gene encoding 50S ribosomal protein L2 is translated as MSVRKLKPITPGQRFRVVNSFDTITTDKPERSLIAPKKNSGGRNSQGKMTMRYMGGGHKQKYRIIDFKRTKAGIPATVKTIEYDPNRSAFISLLVYADGAKTYVIAQNGMQVGQTVVSGVDASPEIGNAMPLSKIPLGTVISCIELRPGQGAVIARSAGTFAQLMARDGKYATIKMPSGETRLILLTCMATIGAVSNSDHQLIVSGKAGRSRWLGRRPRTRPVAMNPVDHPMGGGEGRSSGGHPRSRKGLPAKGYRTRSKVNPSNKYIVERRKK
- the rpsS gene encoding 30S ribosomal protein S19 — its product is MARSLKKGPFVHYKLEKKVQENIAGGNKGVVKTWSRASMITPDFVGQTIAVHNGRQFVPVYVTENMVGHKLGEFSPTRSFRGHAGAKNKGKK
- the rplV gene encoding 50S ribosomal protein L22, with product MGVRKRERAEQTKEAKAQVAFAKLNNCPTSPRKMRLVADLVRGQKVEMALNILRFSQKEASRKLEKLLLSAINNYQQKNADANLEEAGLFVKTITVDGGMMLKRLRPAPQGRAHRIRKRSNHVTIVLGSNNNTQSN